The following are from one region of the Escherichia sp. E4742 genome:
- a CDS encoding sensor domain-containing diguanylate cyclase — protein MSDQIIARVSQSLAKEQSLESLVRQLLEMLEMVTDMESTYLTKVDIDARLQHILYARNSQKMHIPENFTVSWDHSLCKRAIDENCFFSDEVPDRWGDCIAARNLGITTFLSTPIHLPDGSFYGTLCAASSEKRPWSERAEQVLQLFAGLITQYIQKEALVEQLREANAALIAQSYTDSLTGLPNRRAIFDNLTTLFSLARHLKRKAIIAFIDLDNFKLINDRFGHNSGDLFLIQVGQRLNTLHQNSEIIGRLGGDEFLVASLANENADIPSLRERIQQQIRGEYHLGDVDLFYPGASLGIIEVDPETTDADSALHAADIAMYQEKKHKEKKPFVAHSALDS, from the coding sequence GTGTCAGATCAGATTATCGCCCGCGTCTCGCAATCCCTTGCCAAAGAACAGTCACTGGAAAGTCTGGTCCGACAACTTCTGGAGATGCTAGAAATGGTTACCGACATGGAGTCGACGTATCTGACAAAAGTGGATATTGACGCGCGCCTGCAACACATTTTGTATGCCCGTAATAGCCAGAAAATGCACATCCCGGAGAATTTTACCGTTTCCTGGGATCACTCATTGTGCAAACGCGCAATTGATGAGAACTGTTTTTTCAGCGATGAAGTCCCTGACCGTTGGGGCGACTGCATTGCGGCACGCAATCTTGGGATCACGACATTTCTGAGCACGCCGATTCACTTACCGGATGGCTCATTCTACGGCACGCTTTGCGCCGCCAGCAGCGAGAAACGCCCGTGGAGCGAACGCGCAGAGCAAGTTTTGCAGTTATTCGCCGGGCTTATTACACAATACATCCAAAAAGAGGCGCTGGTTGAGCAATTGCGTGAAGCTAATGCGGCGTTGATTGCGCAATCCTATACTGACTCTTTGACGGGACTGCCGAACCGAAGGGCAATTTTTGATAATCTGACGACACTTTTTTCTCTCGCGCGGCATCTGAAGCGTAAAGCAATTATTGCCTTTATCGATCTGGATAACTTCAAATTAATCAATGACCGTTTTGGTCATAATAGTGGCGATCTGTTTCTCATTCAGGTTGGCCAGCGCCTTAATACACTACATCAGAATAGCGAGATTATTGGTCGTCTCGGCGGTGATGAATTTTTGGTCGCTTCGCTGGCCAATGAAAATGCCGATATCCCGTCATTGCGTGAGCGTATTCAGCAGCAAATACGCGGTGAATATCACTTAGGTGATGTTGACTTGTTTTATCCTGGCGCCAGCCTTGGCATTATTGAAGTGGATCCTGAAACAACCGATGCCGACAGCGCCCTGCATGCCGCCGATATTGCAATGTACCAGGAGAAAAAACACAAAGAGAAAAAACCTTTTGTCGCGCATTCAGCTCTGGATTCCTGA
- the yeaK gene encoding mischarged aminoacyl-tRNA deacylase: MTEVAKGSVTHQRLIALLSQEGANFRIVTHEAVGKCEAVSEIRGTALGQGAKALVCKVKGNGVNQHVLAILPADQQADLSQLASHIGGLRASLASPAEVDELTGCVFGAIPPFSFHPKLKLVADPLLFERFDEIAFNAGMLDKSVILNTADYLRIAQPELVHFRRTV; the protein is encoded by the coding sequence ATGACTGAAGTGGCTAAAGGAAGCGTGACGCATCAGCGCTTAATCGCTTTATTATCACAAGAAGGCGCTAACTTCCGCATCGTCACCCACGAAGCTGTGGGCAAATGTGAAGCGGTGTCAGAAATTCGCGGCACCGCTTTGGGCCAGGGCGCCAAGGCGCTGGTGTGTAAAGTCAAAGGTAATGGCGTTAATCAACATGTATTAGCGATACTTCCTGCCGATCAACAGGCCGATCTGAGCCAACTCGCCAGTCACATTGGCGGGTTACGCGCCTCGCTTGCCAGCCCGGCAGAGGTCGATGAACTCACGGGCTGCGTTTTTGGCGCTATCCCGCCTTTCAGCTTTCACCCCAAACTCAAACTGGTCGCCGACCCTCTACTCTTCGAGCGATTCGATGAAATTGCCTTCAATGCGGGCATGCTGGATAAATCAGTTATTCTTAACACCGCAGATTATTTACGTATTGCGCAACCAGAGCTGGTCCATTTCCGCCGTACTGTATAA
- the yeaR gene encoding DUF1971 domain-containing protein YeaR, translated as MPQNYIHTRSTPFWNKQTAPAGIFERHLDKGTRPGVYPRLSVMHGAVKYLGYADEHSAEPDQVILIEAGQFAVFPPEKWHNIEAMTDDTYFNIDFFVAPEVLMEGAKQRKVIHTGR; from the coding sequence ATCCCACAGAATTACATTCATACACGCTCAACACCTTTCTGGAATAAACAAACCGCACCTGCCGGAATATTCGAACGTCATCTTGATAAAGGAACTCGTCCCGGGGTTTACCCTCGATTGTCCGTTATGCATGGGGCGGTCAAATATCTCGGCTATGCTGATGAACACAGCGCAGAACCTGATCAGGTGATCCTTATCGAAGCGGGGCAATTTGCGGTGTTCCCGCCGGAAAAATGGCACAACATTGAAGCCATGACTGACGATACTTATTTCAACATCGACTTCTTCGTTGCCCCTGAAGTCCTGATGGAAGGCGCAAAACAACGGAAAGTCATTCATACCGGGAGATGA
- a CDS encoding aldo/keto reductase, whose translation MQQKTIQFSGDVSLPAIGQGTWYMGEEVSQRKTEVDALRAGIDLGLTLIDTAEMYADGGAEKVVGEALSGLRDKVFLVSKVYPWNAGGQKAINACEASLRRLNTDYLDLYLLHWSGSFAFEETVAAMEKLIAQGKIRRWGVSNLDYADMQELWQVPGGNQCATNQVLYHLGSRGIEYDLLPWCQQQHMPVMAYSPLAQAGRLRNGLLKNAVVNEIAHAHNATAAQVLLAWVISHQGVMAIPKAATVALVQQNAAVLELTLSGEELTMLEKAYPAPKGKTALDMV comes from the coding sequence ATGCAACAGAAAACGATTCAATTTAGTGGCGATGTCTCACTGCCAGCCATAGGGCAGGGAACATGGTATATGGGCGAAGAGGTCAGCCAGCGTAAAACCGAAGTTGATGCACTGCGTGCGGGCATTGATCTTGGTTTAACTCTCATTGATACCGCCGAAATGTATGCCGATGGCGGTGCCGAAAAGGTGGTTGGTGAAGCATTATCCGGCCTGCGTGATAAGGTTTTCCTCGTCTCCAAAGTCTATCCGTGGAATGCCGGCGGGCAAAAAGCCATTAACGCTTGCGAAGCCAGTTTACGTCGTCTCAATACCGATTATCTCGATCTCTACTTATTGCACTGGTCTGGCAGTTTCGCTTTTGAAGAGACTGTTGCGGCAATGGAAAAACTGATCGCCCAGGGCAAAATTCGCCGCTGGGGCGTTTCTAATCTTGATTATGCCGACATGCAGGAACTCTGGCAGGTGCCAGGGGGAAATCAGTGCGCTACCAATCAGGTGCTTTATCATCTCGGTTCGCGCGGTATTGAATATGATCTGCTACCCTGGTGTCAGCAACAACATATGCCAGTGATGGCATACAGTCCGTTGGCGCAGGCCGGGCGCTTACGTAATGGCTTGCTAAAAAACGCAGTGGTCAACGAAATAGCTCATGCTCACAATGCCACTGCCGCGCAAGTTTTGCTGGCGTGGGTGATCAGCCATCAGGGCGTGATGGCGATTCCGAAAGCGGCAACTGTCGCACTTGTCCAACAAAATGCGGCAGTGTTGGAATTGACGCTTTCAGGGGAAGAACTGACGATGCTGGAAAAAGCGTACCCGGCACCAAAAGGAAAAACTGCGCTGGATATGGTGTGA
- a CDS encoding DUF441 domain-containing protein — translation MFDVTLLILLGLAALGFISHNTTVAVSILVLIIVRVTPLSTFFPWIEKQGLSIGIIILTIGVMAPIASGTLPPSTLVHSFLNWKSLVAIAVGVIVSWLGGRGVTLMGSQPQLVAGLLMGTVLGVALFRGVPVGPLIAAGLVSLIIGKQ, via the coding sequence ATGTTTGATGTCACTTTGTTAATCCTCCTCGGATTAGCTGCGCTGGGCTTCATCAGCCACAACACCACTGTCGCCGTTTCAATTCTGGTGTTGATCATTGTCCGCGTCACACCGTTGAGCACCTTTTTCCCCTGGATTGAAAAACAAGGGTTGAGCATCGGGATAATTATTCTCACCATCGGTGTTATGGCCCCGATCGCCAGTGGGACGCTGCCCCCGTCAACACTTGTTCACTCGTTTCTGAACTGGAAATCATTAGTCGCGATTGCCGTAGGCGTCATTGTTTCCTGGCTTGGCGGACGCGGCGTCACGTTAATGGGTAGTCAACCACAACTGGTAGCCGGATTGCTGATGGGTACGGTTTTGGGCGTAGCGCTTTTTCGCGGTGTGCCCGTCGGCCCGCTTATTGCTGCTGGCCTGGTTTCGCTGATTATTGGTAAGCAGTAA
- a CDS encoding GlsB/YeaQ/YmgE family stress response membrane protein gives MGILSWIIFGLIAGILAKWIMPGKDGGGFFMTILLGIVGAVVGGWISTLFGFGKVDGFNFGSFVVAVIGALVVLFIYRKVKS, from the coding sequence ATGGGCATTCTGTCATGGATTATTTTTGGGCTTATTGCTGGTATTCTGGCTAAGTGGATTATGCCAGGTAAAGATGGTGGTGGATTCTTCATGACTATCCTGTTGGGGATTGTCGGCGCCGTGGTCGGCGGATGGATCAGTACACTGTTTGGTTTTGGTAAAGTCGATGGCTTCAACTTTGGCAGCTTCGTGGTTGCGGTGATCGGTGCGCTTGTCGTGCTGTTTATCTACAGAAAAGTCAAAAGCTAA
- a CDS encoding DUF488 domain-containing protein, whose amino-acid sequence MNIQCKRVYDAAEQGDGYRVLVDRLWPRGIKKTDLALDEWDKTITPSTELRKAFHGEVIDFETFREQYLAELAQHEQEGKRLADIARQQTLTLLYSAKNTTQNHALVLADWLRSL is encoded by the coding sequence ATGAATATTCAGTGTAAACGCGTCTATGATGCGGCTGAACAAGGCGATGGTTATCGCGTACTGGTCGATCGTCTCTGGCCGCGTGGTATCAAGAAAACAGATTTAGCACTTGATGAATGGGACAAAACCATCACGCCTTCAACAGAACTACGTAAAGCCTTTCACGGCGAAGTGATCGATTTTGAAACCTTTCGCGAACAATATCTTGCAGAACTGGCGCAGCATGAGCAAGAAGGGAAACGACTGGCGGATATTGCCCGCCAGCAGACACTAACCCTACTCTATTCGGCAAAAAATACCACGCAAAACCATGCACTGGTGCTGGCCGATTGGCTACGCAGTTTGTGA
- the leuE gene encoding leucine efflux protein LeuE produces MFAEYGVLNYWTYLVGAIFIVLVPGPNTLFVLKNSVSSGVKGGYLAACGVFIGDAVLMFLAWAGVATLIKTTPILFNIVRYLGAFYLLYLGGKILYATLKGSNSEAKSDEPQYGAIFKRALILSLTNPKAILFYVSFFVQFIDVNAPHTGISFFILAMTLEIVSFCYLSFLIISGAFVTQYIRTKKKLAKLGNSLIGLMFVGFAARLATLQS; encoded by the coding sequence GTGTTCGCTGAATATGGGGTTCTGAATTACTGGACCTATCTGGTTGGGGCCATTTTTATCGTGCTGGTGCCTGGGCCGAATACTTTGTTTGTGCTTAAAAATAGCGTCAGCAGTGGAGTGAAAGGTGGTTATCTTGCAGCATGCGGCGTATTTATTGGTGATGCGGTATTAATGTTTCTGGCGTGGGCAGGTGTGGCAACGTTGATTAAGACCACACCGATATTATTCAACATCGTACGTTATCTTGGCGCGTTTTATTTGCTCTATCTTGGGGGTAAAATTCTTTACGCCACCCTGAAGGGCAGCAATAGCGAGGCCAAATCGGATGAACCGCAATATGGCGCTATTTTCAAGCGCGCCTTAATATTGAGCCTGACGAACCCGAAAGCTATTTTATTCTACGTGTCATTTTTCGTGCAATTTATCGACGTTAATGCGCCACATACGGGTATTTCGTTCTTTATTCTGGCGATGACACTTGAGATAGTCAGCTTCTGTTATTTGAGCTTCCTGATTATTTCCGGCGCCTTTGTCACGCAGTACATTCGCACTAAAAAGAAACTGGCAAAACTAGGCAACTCTCTGATTGGTTTGATGTTTGTCGGTTTTGCCGCGCGACTGGCGACGCTGCAATCTTAA
- the mipA gene encoding scaffolding protein MipA produces the protein MTKLKLLALGVLIATSAGVAHAEGNFSLGAGVGVVEHPYKDYDTDVYPVPVINYEGDNFWFRGLGGGYYLWNDATDKLSITAYWSPLYFKAKDSGDHQMRHLDDRKSTMMAGLSYAHFTQYGYLRTTLAGDTLDNSNGIVWDMAWLYRYTNGGLTVTPGIGVQWNSENQNEYYYGVSRKESARSGLRGYNPNDSWSPYLELSASYNFLGDWNVYGSARYTRLSDEVTDSPMVDKSWTGLISTGITYKF, from the coding sequence GTGACCAAACTCAAACTTCTGGCACTTGGAGTGCTTATCGCAACGTCTGCAGGCGTAGCACACGCTGAAGGTAATTTTTCCCTGGGCGCAGGCGTAGGTGTCGTTGAACACCCTTATAAAGATTACGATACCGATGTTTACCCAGTACCGGTAATCAACTACGAAGGCGATAACTTCTGGTTCCGTGGCTTAGGTGGTGGTTACTACCTGTGGAATGATGCAACGGATAAACTCTCAATTACCGCTTACTGGTCGCCGCTCTACTTCAAAGCCAAAGACAGTGGCGATCACCAAATGCGTCACCTGGATGACCGTAAGAGCACCATGATGGCTGGTCTGTCTTACGCTCACTTTACCCAGTATGGTTACCTGCGTACCACCCTGGCTGGCGATACCCTGGATAACAGCAACGGCATTGTCTGGGATATGGCCTGGTTGTATCGTTACACCAACGGCGGCCTGACCGTGACCCCGGGGATCGGTGTGCAGTGGAACAGCGAAAACCAGAACGAGTACTACTATGGCGTATCGCGTAAAGAGTCCGCTCGCAGCGGTCTGCGTGGCTATAACCCGAATGACAGCTGGAGCCCGTATCTGGAGCTGAGCGCCAGCTACAACTTCCTCGGCGACTGGAACGTTTATGGCTCCGCGCGCTATACCCGCCTGTCTGACGAAGTTACTGACAGCCCGATGGTGGATAAATCCTGGACTGGCCTGATTTCTACCGGGATCACCTACAAATTCTGA
- a CDS encoding sensor domain-containing diguanylate cyclase — protein MISMCTQKLKAQSFFIFSLLLTLILFCITTLYNENTNVKLIPQMNYLMVVVALFFLNAVIFLFMLMKYFTNREIFPTLILSLAFLSGIFYLTETIVIIHKPISDSTLIQAKSNDVSILYLFRQLSFICLTALALFCYDRNSILTNNKKKTCILLLALIPFMLFPLLAHNLSSYNPDYSLYVVDYCPDNNSASWGINYTKILVCLWACLLFFIIMRTRLASELWPSIALLCLASLCCNLLLLTLDEYNYTIWYISRGIEVSSKLFVVAFLIYNIFQELQLSSKLAVHDVLTNIYNRRYFFNSVESLLTQPVVKDFCIMLVDINQFKRINDLWGHHVGDKVLVSIVDIIQQSIRPDDILARLEGEVFGLLFTELNAAQAKIIAERIRKNVELLTGFSNRYNVPEPMTISIGSVFSTGDTRNISLVMTEADKALREAKSERGNKVIIHRL, from the coding sequence ATGATTTCTATGTGTACACAAAAGCTAAAAGCACAAAGCTTTTTTATTTTCAGTTTGCTACTGACATTGATTTTATTTTGCATCACCACCTTATATAACGAAAACACCAATGTAAAACTCATCCCGCAGATGAATTATCTGATGGTTGTTGTGGCTTTGTTTTTCCTTAACGCTGTCATTTTTCTATTCATGCTAATGAAATATTTCACTAACCGTGAAATTTTTCCAACACTCATTTTAAGCCTTGCTTTTTTAAGTGGTATTTTCTATTTAACTGAAACCATTGTCATTATTCATAAACCTATCAGTGACAGCACACTTATTCAGGCTAAATCAAATGATGTTTCCATATTATATCTGTTTCGCCAGCTAAGTTTCATTTGCTTAACAGCGTTAGCTCTCTTCTGTTATGACAGAAACAGTATTCTAACGAACAACAAGAAAAAAACCTGCATCCTGTTGTTGGCGCTGATACCTTTCATGTTGTTTCCCTTACTGGCACACAACCTGAGCAGTTATAATCCTGACTATTCCTTATACGTCGTAGATTACTGTCCGGATAACAATTCTGCGAGCTGGGGAATTAACTACACAAAAATTTTGGTTTGCCTGTGGGCATGTTTGCTGTTCTTTATTATCATGCGCACACGACTAGCAAGCGAACTTTGGCCGTCAATAGCGTTATTATGTCTGGCATCGCTCTGCTGTAACTTACTTCTGCTGACTCTGGATGAATATAACTACACCATCTGGTACATCAGTCGTGGCATTGAAGTTTCCAGCAAACTGTTTGTTGTAGCTTTTCTGATTTATAACATTTTTCAGGAGCTGCAACTCTCCAGCAAACTGGCGGTTCATGATGTGTTGACCAATATTTATAATCGCCGTTACTTTTTCAACAGCGTAGAATCATTATTGACGCAACCTGTTGTGAAGGATTTTTGTATCATGCTGGTAGATATTAACCAGTTCAAACGCATCAATGACCTATGGGGACATCATGTGGGTGATAAAGTGCTGGTTTCAATTGTCGATATTATCCAGCAAAGTATCCGCCCCGATGACATTTTAGCCCGTCTTGAGGGGGAAGTATTTGGTCTGCTATTTACCGAACTCAATGCTGCCCAGGCAAAAATCATTGCTGAACGCATACGTAAAAATGTCGAACTCCTGACCGGCTTTAGTAACAGGTATAATGTTCCTGAACCAATGACCATCAGTATTGGCAGTGTTTTTTCCACTGGCGATACGCGTAATATTTCGCTTGTCATGACAGAAGCAGATAAAGCCTTACGTGAAGCGAAAAGCGAGAGGGGCAACAAAGTGATTATTCATCGTCTTTAA
- a CDS encoding DUF1869 domain-containing protein: MGKATYTVTVTNNSNGVSVDYETETPMTLLVPEVAAEVLKDLVNTVRSYDTENEHDVCGW, encoded by the coding sequence ATGGGCAAAGCAACGTATACCGTAACCGTCACTAATAACAGTAATGGTGTCTCTGTTGATTACGAAACAGAGACACCGATGACATTGCTGGTGCCAGAAGTTGCGGCGGAAGTGTTAAAAGATCTTGTTAACACGGTGCGCTCTTATGACACAGAAAACGAACATGATGTTTGTGGCTGGTAA
- the yoaI gene encoding small membrane protein YoaI, with product MNDQMFIETLIITSSFFTIAVVLVLSVLLLERTS from the coding sequence ATGAACGATCAAATGTTCATTGAGACACTGATTATCACGTCATCGTTTTTTACCATTGCGGTTGTGCTGGTACTGTCAGTTTTGCTACTTGAACGGACCAGCTAG
- a CDS encoding YoaK family small membrane protein, with amino-acid sequence MRIGIIFPVVIFITAVVFLAWFFIGGYAAPGA; translated from the coding sequence ATGCGAATCGGTATTATTTTCCCTGTCGTAATCTTTATTACGGCAGTCGTATTTTTAGCGTGGTTTTTTATTGGCGGCTATGCTGCCCCGGGAGCATAA
- the dgcJ gene encoding diguanylate cyclase DgcJ has product MKLHHRMLRHFIAASVIVLTSSFLIFELVASDRAMSAYLRYIVQKADSSFLYDKYQNQSIAAHVMRALAAEQSEVSPEQRRAICEAFESANNTYGLNLTAHTYSGLRGTLQSASDDCDTIVEAAALLPAFDQAVEGNRHQDDYGSGLGMAEEKFHYYLDLNDRYVYFYEPVNVEYFAMNNWSFLQSGSIGINRKDIEKVFTGRTVLSSIYQDQRTKQNVMSLLTPVYLAGQLKGIVLLDINKNNLRNIFYTHDRPLLWRFLNVTLTDVDSGREIIINQSEDNLFQYVSYVHDLPGGIRVTLSIDILYFITSSWKSVVFWLLTALILLNMVRMHFRLYQNVTRENISDAMTGLYNRKILTPELQQRLQRLVQAGSAVMFIAIDMDKLKQINDTLGHQEGDLAITLLAQAIKQSIRKSDYAIRLGGDEFCIILVDSTPQIAAQLPERIEKRLQHIAPQKEIGFSSGIYAMKETDTIHDAYKASDERLYVNKQNKNSSS; this is encoded by the coding sequence ATGAAATTGCACCATAGAATGCTCCGGCATTTTATCGCCGCAAGTGTCATTGTGCTGACATCTTCCTTCCTTATTTTTGAACTTGTCGCCAGCGACAGAGCGATGAGCGCCTACTTGCGCTATATCGTCCAGAAAGCGGATTCCTCCTTTCTCTATGATAAGTATCAAAATCAGAGTATTGCCGCACATGTCATGCGCGCACTTGCTGCTGAGCAGTCAGAGGTGTCGCCAGAACAGCGACGTGCTATCTGCGAGGCTTTTGAATCGGCCAATAATACTTATGGATTAAACCTGACGGCCCATACTTATTCTGGCTTACGCGGGACATTACAGAGCGCATCCGATGACTGTGACACAATTGTGGAAGCAGCGGCGCTATTACCCGCATTTGATCAAGCGGTGGAAGGTAACCGCCATCAAGATGATTATGGTTCCGGTCTTGGGATGGCCGAAGAGAAATTTCACTATTATCTCGATCTCAATGACCGCTATGTCTATTTTTATGAGCCGGTCAATGTTGAATACTTCGCCATGAATAACTGGTCGTTTTTGCAATCAGGAAGCATTGGCATTAACCGTAAAGATATTGAAAAGGTGTTTACCGGTCGCACCGTGTTATCGAGCATTTACCAGGATCAGCGTACCAAACAGAATGTGATGAGCTTGCTGACGCCGGTTTATCTCGCGGGTCAACTTAAAGGGATTGTGCTGCTGGATATCAATAAAAACAATCTGCGGAATATCTTTTACACTCATGACCGCCCTCTCCTCTGGCGTTTTCTCAATGTTACGCTTACCGATGTAGATTCGGGCCGAGAAATTATTATCAACCAGAGTGAAGACAATCTGTTTCAGTATGTCAGTTATGTCCATGACTTGCCTGGCGGAATTCGCGTCACATTATCCATTGATATTCTTTACTTTATTACATCTTCATGGAAAAGCGTTGTCTTCTGGCTGCTGACGGCACTGATATTACTGAATATGGTACGCATGCACTTCCGCTTGTACCAAAACGTGACTCGCGAAAATATTAGTGATGCGATGACCGGATTGTATAACCGCAAAATATTGACTCCTGAGTTGCAGCAACGCTTGCAACGCCTGGTTCAGGCAGGTTCTGCAGTCATGTTCATTGCTATTGACATGGACAAGTTAAAACAAATTAACGACACACTGGGTCATCAGGAAGGTGATTTAGCGATTACTTTATTAGCACAGGCGATTAAACAGTCGATTCGTAAAAGTGATTATGCTATCCGTCTCGGTGGTGATGAATTTTGCATCATCCTGGTCGATTCGACGCCACAAATTGCTGCGCAATTGCCTGAACGTATTGAAAAACGCCTGCAACACATCGCACCGCAGAAAGAGATCGGCTTCTCTTCCGGTATTTACGCGATGAAAGAAACCGATACGATCCATGATGCTTATAAAGCTTCCGATGAACGTCTGTATGTCAATAAACAGAACAAAAACAGCAGTTCATGA
- the yoaJ gene encoding protein YoaJ → MKKTTIIMMGVAIIVVLGTELGWW, encoded by the coding sequence ATGAAAAAAACAACGATTATTATGATGGGTGTTGCGATTATTGTCGTCCTCGGTACCGAGCTAGGGTGGTGGTAA
- a CDS encoding putative hemolysin produces MKIIRFALPCLLVLAGCSTASQPDAPKPPHVGMANPASVYCQQKGGALIPVQTAQGVSNNCKLPGGETIDEWALWRRDHPADRK; encoded by the coding sequence ATGAAAATTATCCGTTTTGCTCTGCCTTGCCTGCTAGTCCTGGCGGGGTGTTCAACCGCCTCTCAACCCGATGCGCCTAAACCGCCACATGTTGGAATGGCTAATCCTGCATCGGTCTACTGCCAGCAAAAGGGAGGTGCGCTCATTCCGGTACAAACAGCGCAAGGGGTTAGCAACAATTGCAAACTACCGGGCGGTGAAACGATTGATGAATGGGCATTATGGCGGAGGGATCATCCGGCTGATAGAAAATAA
- the dmlR gene encoding DNA-binding transcriptional regulator DmlR, which produces MNNLPLLNDLRVFMLVARRAGFAAVAEEMGVSPAFVSKRIALLEQTLNVVLLHRTTRRVTITEEGERIYEWAQRILQDVGQMMDELSDVRLVPQGMLRVISSFGFGRRVVAPALSALAKAYPQLELRFDVEDRLVDLVNEGVDLDIRIGDDIAPNLIARKLATNYRILCASPEFIAQHGAPKHFTDLSALPCLVIKERDHPFGVWQLRNKEGNHAIKVTGPLSSNHGEIVHQWCLDGQGIALRSWWDVSENIASGHLVQVLPEYYQPANVWAVYVSRLATSAKVRITVEFLRQYFAEHYPNFSLDHA; this is translated from the coding sequence ATGAATAATTTACCGCTGCTGAACGATTTGCGCGTCTTTATGCTGGTGGCTCGCCGGGCTGGTTTTGCTGCTGTAGCAGAAGAAATGGGTGTTTCTCCGGCTTTCGTTAGCAAGCGTATCGCCTTACTGGAACAAACGCTGAACGTGGTGTTATTACACCGCACCACGCGTCGCGTGACGATCACCGAAGAAGGTGAGCGGATTTATGAGTGGGCGCAGCGCATATTGCAGGATGTCGGGCAGATGATGGATGAACTCTCCGACGTGCGCCTCGTGCCACAAGGGATGTTGCGTGTTATCAGTAGTTTTGGGTTTGGACGGCGAGTTGTTGCTCCGGCATTATCGGCGCTGGCAAAGGCTTATCCGCAACTGGAATTACGCTTTGACGTGGAAGACAGACTGGTCGACCTGGTTAATGAAGGCGTCGATCTCGATATTCGTATTGGTGATGACATCGCACCTAACTTAATCGCCCGCAAACTGGCGACCAATTACCGTATCCTCTGCGCGTCGCCGGAATTTATTGCACAACATGGTGCGCCGAAACATTTCACGGACCTTTCAGCGTTACCTTGTCTGGTTATAAAAGAGCGCGATCATCCATTTGGCGTCTGGCAATTGCGCAATAAAGAAGGAAACCACGCCATTAAAGTCACCGGCCCGCTATCGTCTAATCATGGAGAAATAGTGCATCAATGGTGTCTCGATGGTCAGGGTATTGCGCTGCGCTCCTGGTGGGATGTCAGCGAAAATATTGCCAGTGGCCATTTGGTGCAGGTACTACCGGAGTATTATCAGCCCGCGAATGTCTGGGCGGTGTATGTATCCAGGCTGGCAACATCAGCGAAGGTGCGGATAACGGTAGAGTTTTTACGCCAGTATTTTGCCGAGCACTACCCGAATTTTTCACTGGACCACGCCTGA